TCGGGGGAAGCTCTTCTACAGGCTCGTGGAACAAGCCGTTTTCCTCCAGCCGACTCCCTATTCGAAGCTGATCATTCATTCGGACCCCAACGGGTAGTGGTTACTGGACTCAAGTGCATAGCCCTTTGTGCCCATTTTCCTGGGAAGCCTACAGAAATCTCCCGAATCGTCGCTTGTCTGCTTCTCACCTTTCATGGCTGTGGAGATGTCAGGGAATGAAAAGGGATTTTGGGTGGTATGAGTGGCGGTATGAGTGAGTCAAATCGGTGCAAATCATGGATAGCGGAATCGTACGTAACTATCTGTTTTTAAAAGTGGCGGTCCCAGCGGGGTTCGAACCCGCGTTTTCGCCGTGAGAGGGCGGCGTCCTGGGCCACTAGACGATGGGACCGGATGGCTGGGGAGCCAGGGCTCGAACCTGGAAACCGTGGGTCAGAGCCACGTGTGATGCCATTTCACCACTCCCCAACGGAAAAAACAGGCTACCCGATCGCGAGACGTTGCGTCAAGCGCCAATCCGCCCCGCGGCACGCCTCAGGCGGTGCACGACTTCGTCCCGCCCGAGGATCCTCATCACCTCGAACAGCCCCGGAGACGCGGTTCCTCCGGTGAGGGCGACGCGGATCGGCTGGTGGACCTTGAGGTCCCCCCCCCGGCGTTCCAGCACCCCTCTCAGCGCATCTTCCATATCGGCATGGAAGTCCTCGAGGGCGGAATACGCCTCGGCGATTTCGAGGAGCACCGGGGCGATCTCCGGCGTGAGGAACTTCGCCGCCGCCTTCGGGTCGGCCGGCTTCGGGCGGAAATAGTATTCCGCGGATTCGGCCATCTCCTCGAGGGTGCGGGACCGCTCCATCAACGTCCGCACGGCGGCGGTGAGCCACGGGGAAGGGTTCGCGTCGATCCCGCGTTTCGCGAGGAAGGGGACGAGGAGGCCCGCGATCCGCGAAGGTTCCGCCATCTTGATGTAGTGGGCGTTGAGGTGGAGGAGCTTGTCGAGGTTGAATTTCGACGGAGACTTCCCGACGTGCTCCAGGGAGAAGAAATCCTGCATCTCCACCATGGAGAAGATCTCCTGGTCGCCGTGCCCCCACCCGAGACGCACGAGGTAGTTCACCATCGCTTCGGGAAGGAACCCCTTCTCACGGTACGCCGTCACCGACACGTCGTCCTGGCGTTTCGAGAGCTTCCCCCCTTCCATCCCGTGGATCAGGGGGAAATGTCCGAACTTCGGGAGAGGGTAGCCGAGCGCTTCGTACAGGAGTACCTGCTTCGGCGTGTTGTTCAGGTGGTCGTCGCCGCGGAGCACGTGGGTGATCCCCATCGACGCGTCGTCGATCACGACGACGAAGTTGTACGTAGGCGACCCGTCCGAGCGCAGGAGCACCAGGTCGTCCAGCTCCGCGTTCTCGTAAACCACGTCGCCGCGGAGCAAATCGTGCACGACCGTCCGACCGGCGCCCGGGGCCTTGAAACGAAGGACGGAGGGCTTCCCTTCCGTCGCGGCGGGGGAGAGATCCCGGCACCGGCCGTCGTACCGGGGCTTCTCCCTGCGCGCGGTCATCTCCACGCGGCGCGCGTCGAGCTCCTCTTTCGTGCAGACGCACCGGTACGCCTTCCCTTCCCGCAGGA
The bacterium genome window above contains:
- the gltX gene encoding glutamate--tRNA ligase → MPNVVTRFAPSPTGFLHIGGARTALFNLLYARRNGGKFILRIEDTDQVRSTPEAVQAIFDGMTWLGIAWDEGPHFQMERMDLYRKEAERLLREGKAYRCVCTKEELDARRVEMTARREKPRYDGRCRDLSPAATEGKPSVLRFKAPGAGRTVVHDLLRGDVVYENAELDDLVLLRSDGSPTYNFVVVIDDASMGITHVLRGDDHLNNTPKQVLLYEALGYPLPKFGHFPLIHGMEGGKLSKRQDDVSVTAYREKGFLPEAMVNYLVRLGWGHGDQEIFSMVEMQDFFSLEHVGKSPSKFNLDKLLHLNAHYIKMAEPSRIAGLLVPFLAKRGIDANPSPWLTAAVRTLMERSRTLEEMAESAEYYFRPKPADPKAAAKFLTPEIAPVLLEIAEAYSALEDFHADMEDALRGVLERRGGDLKVHQPIRVALTGGTASPGLFEVMRILGRDEVVHRLRRAAGRIGA